One window of the Eucalyptus grandis isolate ANBG69807.140 chromosome 8, ASM1654582v1, whole genome shotgun sequence genome contains the following:
- the LOC104415322 gene encoding uncharacterized protein LOC104415322 isoform X1, translated as MNHKLKNIKSPIFSRLFFYLFPCNPTFPIPLMQFQILRIPQMQSQILTVQSPSCFTNYPLSNSIGKPQFLFSASRFKIKPYPPLALRSRSRFGSARPAAAAATKTTGFVSDSRQPSIEESPSEWNVQVGSPKIVPSSPVAKLSLSDQAFFLLAFIACTTSVAFTSLVVAAVPTLCAMGRAATSLSKLADTAREELPSTMAAIRLSGMEISDLTLELSDLSQEIADGVNKSAQAVQAAEAGIRQIGSVAREQTISMIQERASLPIISLQPVVAGAAEKTSRAVGQATKTFINMISRGEFSPENEDETGIDRVEL; from the exons ATGAATCATAAgcttaaaaatataaaatctcccattttttcaAGACtgttcttttaccttttcccgtGCAACCCAACATTCCCCATTCCTCTTATGCAGTTCCAGATTCTGAGGATTCCCCAAATGCAATCCCAAATCCTCACGGTTCAGTCTCCATCTTGCTTCACCAATTACCCTCTGTCCAATTCAATCGGGAAACCCCAGTTCCTCTTTTCGGCCTCTCGGTTCAAGATCAAGCCCTATCCCCCCCTCGCCCTCCGCTCTCGAAGCCGATTCGGTTCTGCCcggccggccgccgccgccgccaccaagACGACCGGTTTCGTCTCCGATTCGCGCCAACCCAGTATCGAGGAGTCGCCGAGCGAATGGAACGTGCAAGTCGGGAGCCCCAAGATCGTTCCTTCGTCGCCTGTTGCCAAGCTGAGCTTGAGCGATCAGGCTTTCTTTCTCTTGGCCTTCATCGCCTGCACT ACTTCTGTTGCGTTCACGAGCCTTGTCGTCGCCGCTGTTCCGACATTATGT GCCATGGGAAGAGCTGCAACATCTCTTTCCAAACTGGCGGATACAGCACGGGAGGAGCTACCAAGCACGATGGCTGCTATTAGGCTCTCAGGCATGGAGATCAGTGATCTTACCCTGGAGCTGAGCGATTTGAG CCAGGAGATAGCTGATGGAGTGAACAAATCAGCTCAAGCTGTGCAGGCTGCAGAAGCTGGAATTAGACAGATCGGTTCCGTTGCTCGAGAACAGACCATAT CAATGATTCAAGAGAGAGCTAGCCTGCCAATTATCTCGTTACAACCTGTTGTTGCAGGGGCTGCAGAGAAAACATCTCGTGCTGTTGGTCAGGCAACAAAAACATTCATCAATATGATTTCTCGAGGTGAGTTCAGCCCAGAGAATGAGGATGAGACTGGAATTGATAGGGTAGAACTATAA
- the LOC104415322 gene encoding uncharacterized protein LOC104415322 isoform X2, translating into MNHKLKNIKSPIFSRLFFYLFPCNPTFPIPLMQFQILRIPQMQSQILTVQSPSCFTNYPLSNSIGKPQFLFSASRFKIKPYPPLALRSRSRFGSARPAAAAATKTTGFVSDSRQPSIEESPSEWNVQVGSPKIVPSSPVAKLSLSDQAFFLLAFIACTTSVAFTSLVVAAVPTLCAMGRAATSLSKLADTAREELPSTMAAIRLSGMEISDLTLELSDLSQEIADGVNKSAQAVQAAEAGIRQIGSVAREQTIWAAEKTSRAVGQATKTFINMISRGEFSPENEDETGIDRVEL; encoded by the exons ATGAATCATAAgcttaaaaatataaaatctcccattttttcaAGACtgttcttttaccttttcccgtGCAACCCAACATTCCCCATTCCTCTTATGCAGTTCCAGATTCTGAGGATTCCCCAAATGCAATCCCAAATCCTCACGGTTCAGTCTCCATCTTGCTTCACCAATTACCCTCTGTCCAATTCAATCGGGAAACCCCAGTTCCTCTTTTCGGCCTCTCGGTTCAAGATCAAGCCCTATCCCCCCCTCGCCCTCCGCTCTCGAAGCCGATTCGGTTCTGCCcggccggccgccgccgccgccaccaagACGACCGGTTTCGTCTCCGATTCGCGCCAACCCAGTATCGAGGAGTCGCCGAGCGAATGGAACGTGCAAGTCGGGAGCCCCAAGATCGTTCCTTCGTCGCCTGTTGCCAAGCTGAGCTTGAGCGATCAGGCTTTCTTTCTCTTGGCCTTCATCGCCTGCACT ACTTCTGTTGCGTTCACGAGCCTTGTCGTCGCCGCTGTTCCGACATTATGT GCCATGGGAAGAGCTGCAACATCTCTTTCCAAACTGGCGGATACAGCACGGGAGGAGCTACCAAGCACGATGGCTGCTATTAGGCTCTCAGGCATGGAGATCAGTGATCTTACCCTGGAGCTGAGCGATTTGAG CCAGGAGATAGCTGATGGAGTGAACAAATCAGCTCAAGCTGTGCAGGCTGCAGAAGCTGGAATTAGACAGATCGGTTCCGTTGCTCGAGAACAGACCATAT GGGCTGCAGAGAAAACATCTCGTGCTGTTGGTCAGGCAACAAAAACATTCATCAATATGATTTCTCGAGGTGAGTTCAGCCCAGAGAATGAGGATGAGACTGGAATTGATAGGGTAGAACTATAA
- the LOC104415321 gene encoding rhomboid-like protein 14, mitochondrial — protein sequence MIPVLALHALSEYYRLERKPPVTAGLLAANTLAYLRPGPLDDLLPTIDRVWFNPYLILKYKDPKRFFLSAFYHVNESHLVYNMLSLLWKGIQLESSMGSAEFASMVATLLAMSQGITLMLAKSLFIFFDYEKPYYSEYAVGFSGVLFAMKVILNSQSENYTYVHGLVVPARYAAWAELVLIQMFVPGVSFLGHLGGILAGILYLHLKGMSPAPDPLTLAMRGVSSVLSWPWRFMRSLFRFRRRRISGRGTVGRNQRGWTEPGVWRCSACTYDNSTQLDECEMCGTSRSIRRSRSPPSSRYSEHIPLDELRRRRVERFGR from the exons ATGATCCCGGTCCTGGCGCTCCACGCCCTGAGCGAGTACTACCGGCTCGAGCGGAAGCCCCCCGTCACCGCCGGCCTCCTCGCCGCCAACACCCTCGCCTACCTGCGGCCCGGCCCCCTCGACGACCTCCTCCCCACCATCGACCGCGTCTGGTTCAACCCTTACCTCATCCTCAAG TACAAGGACCCGAAGCGCttctttttgtcagcattttaCCATGTAAATGAGTCTCACCTGGTATACAACATGCTGTCATTATTATGGAAGGGAATCCAGTTGGAAAGTTCCATGGGAAGTGCTGAATTTGCATCCATGGTTGCCACATTACTAGCAATGTCCCAAGGAATAACTCTGATGCTCGCGAaatcccttttcattttcttcgaTTATGAAAAGCCTTATTACTCAGAATATGCAGTTGGATTTTCTGGTGTTCTCTTCGCCATGAAAGTTATCTTGAATTCACAGTCCGAGAACTACACATATGTGCACGGGCTGGTAGTACCTGCACGCTATGCAGCATGGGCTGAATTGGTTCTGATTCAAATGTTTGTGCCGGGTGTTTCGTTTCTTGGACATCTCGGTGGGATACTCGCTGGCATTCTTTATCTGCATCTAAAGGGTATGTCCCCAGCTCCTGATCCACTGACACTGGCTATGAGAGGCGTCAGCAGCGTGCTGAGTTGGCCTTGGAGGTTCATGCGGTCCTTGTTCAGATTCCGCCGTCGTCGGATTTCCGGTAGAGGAACAGTGGGTCGAAATCAAAGAGGATGGACTGAGCCTGGAGTTTGGAGATGCAGCGCTTGTACCTACGATAATTCCACCCAGTTAGACGAATGTGAGATGTGTGGAACAAGTCGGAGTATCCGCAGGTCCCGTTCGCCACCATCTTCCAGGTATTCTGAGCATATTCCTCTGGACGAATTGCGCCGTCGGAGAGTGGAAAGGTTTGGGAGATGA
- the LOC104417577 gene encoding bidirectional sugar transporter SWEET9 — translation MAFSNEKELAFIFGLLGNIVSFLVFLAPIPTFYAIYKKKSSDGYQSIPYVVALSSASLLLFYGVLKTNATMIISINAIGIVIELTYLILFLIYASTKEKMYVAKLLLVFNVGGFGVMMALTVFLLKGPQRVDAVGWICAAFNLAVFAAPLSIMRRVIKTKSVEFMPFTLSFFLTLCATAWFFYGLFVKDMFIALPNTLGFLFGIAQMILYMIYKYGNKKLAETNKGSNQQEVSLDMEKMASISSAQQHPTSQHQPQVTAGKPVESSNV, via the exons ATGGCATTCTCGAATGAAAAGGAGCTGGCTTTCATTTTTGGTCTCTTAG GCAACATCGTGTCTTTTTTGGTGTTCTTGGCACCAAT CCCGACATTTTACGCTATTTACAAGAAGAAGTCGTCAGATGGGTATCAGTCGATACCGTACGTGGTGGCGCTTTCGAGCGCATCGTTGCTCCTGTTCTATGGAGTCCTCAAGACTAATGCCACTATGATCATCAGCATCAATGCCATTGGCATCGTCATTGAACTCACCTATCTTATTCTCTTCTTGATCTACGCCTCCACCAAAGagaag ATGTACGTGGCGAAGTTGCTGCTGGTGTTCAATGTAGGAGGTTTCGGAGTGATGATGGCACTGACCGTCTTTCTTCTCAAGGGTCCGCAGCGCGTCGATGCCGTCGGATGGATCTGCGCGGCCTTCAATCTCGCCGTGTTCGCCGCGCCTCTGAGCATCATG AGGAGGGTGATAAAGACCAAAAGTGTGGAGTTCATGCCATTCACTCTGTCCTTCTTCCTCACCCTCTGTGCCACAGCCTGGTTCTTCTATGGACTCTTCGTCAAGGACATGTTCATTGCT CTACCAAATACACTGGGATTCTTGTTTGGCATCGCTCAAATGATCCTCTACATGATATACAAATATGGGAACAAGAAATTGGCGGAGACAAATAAGGGGAGCAATCAACAAGAAGTGTCTCTAGACATGGAGAAGATGGCTTCCATCTCCAGTGCCCAGCAGCACCCAACTTCACAGCACCAGCCACAAGTCACGGCTGGCAAACCGGTTGAATCAAGCAACGTTTGA